AGATACTTTTTCTTTACAAACTTCAAATACATTGTAGGATTCTTTTATATCTCCAGCATCAAAAAACTTCTTTTCAAAATCTGATAAATGCACCTTTCTGTATATTCCTTTTAAATATCCGCTTTCTGCTATTAATGCTGAATTGTAACTTTTATTTTTAAAGTTTTCAGCAAATCCTGCTATTATGGCTTTATTGTATTTTTTAGATATTTCTATTATAGAGTTTATGAATATTGATTTTTTATTTATTTCATCTTCATTATTTATACTTTCAGATACGCTTAATAATTCTTCTCTATTTTCAAATAAATAACCAGAAGAAGAAAGCTCTGGAAGTACTATTAAACTAGCATCATTTATTTTAATATATTCTTCTATTTTTTTTATATTTTCTTTTTTATCTTTTTTKACGTTAAATTGAATAAAAGAAACCTTCAATTTATTATCCTTTATAACTATATTAATGCTAATTTAAATACATCTAAATGAGGAAATTCTTCTTTYAATATGTTGTAATCATTYTCTATT
The Brachyspira sp. SAP_772 genome window above contains:
- a CDS encoding nitrilase-related carbon-nitrogen hydrolase, which translates into the protein MKVSFIQFNVKKDKKENIKKIEEYIKINDASLIVLPELSSSGYLFENREELLSVSESINNEDEINKKSIFINSIIEISKKYNKAIIAGFAENFKNKSYNSALIAESGYLKGIYRKVHLSDFEKKFFDAGDIKESYNVFEVCKEKVS